Proteins encoded together in one Anopheles darlingi chromosome 3, idAnoDarlMG_H_01, whole genome shotgun sequence window:
- the LOC125954102 gene encoding pro-resilin, with product MMKFVVLAVCLCVVVIVDQTLAQNNQYLPPDKGYAYDKPNQPFPSSPQPQPRPPQPTPGRPAPSYGPPPATDDHHHEPGMPFDFQYNVNDIETQNDYSHKAVSDGDVTRGEYRVQLPDGRTQIVRYTADWKNGYNAEVSYEGEAKYPEGPGQGGANAGGYKY from the exons ATGATGAAGTTTGTG gttcttgCCGTGTGTCTTTGCGTCGTCGTGATTGTCGATCAGACGCTAGCACAGAACAACCAGTACCTGCCGCCCGACAAGGGCTACGCTTATGACAAGCCCAACCAGCCATTCCCATCGTCGCCACAGCCGCAGCCTCGCCCCCCGCAGCCCACCCCCGGACGACCGGCACCCTCGTACGGACCGCCACCAGCGACGGATGAT catcatcacgagCCGGGTATGCCGTTCGATTTCCAGTACAACGTGAACGATATCGAGACCCAGAACGATTACTCGCACAAGGCTGTCAGCGATGGGGATGTAACGCGTGGCGAGTACCGTGTGCAGCTTCCCGATGGCCGAACCCAGATTGTGCGCTACACCGCCGATTGGAAGAACGGTTACAACGCTGAG GTGTCATACGAAGGCGAAGCCAAGTACCCAGAGGGTCCAGGACAGGGAGGTGCCAACGCCGGTGGATACAAGTACTAG
- the LOC125955405 gene encoding histidine-rich glycoprotein-like → MLCQCILLLLVSVIVVQAKPEAPINSYLPPAHGGHNGDGHHDDHHTDLVPPSSSYGTPDTSYGPPHHQSGFHPDHHEHDDHHDHHDNHDDSGSFEDEPAKYEFSYEVDDEDADLSFGHEEMRDGDYTTGKYNVLLPDGRRQIVEYEADHKGYRPKITYEGGDEHPHHHDHPHEHGHGHEHGHGGYSKETPHTQLGYPKESHHDFEHNGIGHGSGEYDSHSHDSGHSRADHGIHDGHRGYDSNAHEHHGNGNGHHHNNGNHNGNNGHHHNGHHQNGHNGHNGHHRRRSSNNNHSNNHNNNHNNNNNNNHHQHHAAPPAHHSNGDHHHQHHHNGYHR, encoded by the exons ATGTTGTGCCAGTGTATC cttctgctgctggtctcgGTGATAGTGGTGCAAGCCAAACCGGAGGCCCCGATCAACTCGTACTTGCCACCTGCCCACGGTGGTCACAACGGAGACGGACATCACGATGATCATCACACGGATTTGGTGCCACCGTCGAGTAGCTATGGGACGCCCGACACCAGCTATGGCCCTCCGCACCATCAATCCGGCTTTCATCCCGATCACCACGAGCATGACGATcatcacgaccaccacgacaaccacgaTGACAGTGGATCGTTTGAAGAT GAACCGGCAAAGTATGAGTTCAGCTACGAGGTAGACGATGAAGATGCGGATCTATCCTTTGGCCACGAAGAAATGCGCGATGGCGATTACACCACGGGAAAGTACAACGTACTCCTTCCGGACGGACGACGACAG ATTGTGGAGTACGAGGCAGACCACAAAGGATATCGTCCAAAGATTACGTACGAAGGAGGTGATGAGCATCCGCACCATCACGATCATCCGCATGAGCATGGGCACGGGCATGAGCATGGTCACGGTGGCTACTCGAAGGAGACGCCACATACCCAGCTCGGATACCCGAAGGAATCGCACCACGATTTCGAGCACAACGGAATCGGCCACGGTTCCGGTGAGTACGATTCCCATTCGCACGATAGCGGCCATAGCCGAGCGGATCATGGTATCCACGATGGTCACCGGGGATACGATAGCAACGCGCACGAACACCACGGCAATGGTAACGGGCATCATCACAACAATGGCAATCACAATGGTAACAACGGACATCATCACAACGGTCATCATCAAAATGGCCACAATGGTCACAATGGGCATCATCGCAGACGTAGCAGCAataacaaccacagcaacaaccacaacaacaaccacaacaacaacaacaacaacaaccatcatcagcatcatgcagCTCCGCCTGCTCATCACAGCAAcggagatcatcatcatcagcaccatcacaaCGGTTACCATCGTTAG
- the LOC125954098 gene encoding perlucin-like, with the protein MFILSEKVKSALMGALATVVCLGFVLVCLEIYFPKAVPIIYNYYHNDLPMNQCIASNDTSAPVPKRYLLSDEKVTFFEAWRRCQSRGLRLATINSEAEGQLIAAAINASSSEGDWYIGGTDLGHEGVFVWISTNMPVGHGTGYYNFFPGEPNNEGYMERCLEIIRGAGVSWNDVPCSIEQEYICETVN; encoded by the exons ATGTTCATCCTTAGTGAGAAAGTGAAGAGTGCGCTAATGGGGGCATTGGCGACGGTCGTTTGCCTGGGTTTTGTGCTTGTTTGTCTCGAAATATACTTCCCTAAAGCTGTTCCCATAATCTACAACTATTACCATAACG ATCTGCCAATGAATCAATGCATTGCTTCAAACGACACTTCCGCACCGGTGCCTAAACGATACCTGCTATCCGATGAGAAAGTTACGTTCTTTGAAGCATGGCGACGCTGCCAGAGTCGTGGACTTCGCCTGGCAACAATCAATAGCGAAGCAGAAGGTCAATTAATCGCAGCGGCTATCAATGCCAGCTCTTCGGAAGGAGACTGGTATATCGGTGGTACTGATTTGGGCCATGAAGGCGTTTTTGTGTGGATTTCTACCAACATGCCAGTCGGTCACGGAACTGGTTACTATAACTTCTTCCCGGGAGAGCCAAACAATGAAGGATATATGGAACGCTGTCTCGAGATTatccgtggtgctggtgtttcaTGGAACGACGTACCTTGTTCAATAGAGCAGGAATACATCTGCGAAACTGTTAATTAA